One Bacillus amyloliquefaciens DSM 7 = ATCC 23350 DNA window includes the following coding sequences:
- a CDS encoding mechanosensitive ion channel family protein — MEMTITDIFKSKVVEIIIVALVLYAGVFLINRFVQVLFKRTDFLEERKGKTIESLVRSITQYTATIGFIFYVISLFVHDFGRILAGAGVAGIVIGFGAQSLIKDILAGVFLIYERQLHKGDYVTINNLFNGTVEEIGLRSLQIREFSGKLLTISNGEVRQLQNYNIDFMRITESVVISYKEDPERVYAILEKACDMLNDELRDSLKRDEFLNAAEPFQVHGIMSLNKLTRGIEFTVKGMVQDKEYFSASLAVRRVLARELYNNNVQLLEEMYYTEKS, encoded by the coding sequence ATGGAAATGACAATTACAGATATTTTTAAAAGCAAAGTGGTTGAGATCATCATCGTCGCTCTCGTGCTTTACGCCGGTGTTTTTCTGATCAACCGCTTTGTACAGGTGTTATTTAAACGCACTGATTTCCTGGAGGAACGGAAAGGAAAGACAATCGAAAGCCTCGTCCGGTCCATCACCCAGTATACGGCGACGATCGGTTTTATCTTTTACGTCATTTCATTATTTGTTCATGATTTCGGGCGAATTTTAGCCGGGGCGGGGGTTGCCGGTATCGTCATCGGTTTCGGAGCCCAGTCTTTAATCAAGGACATTTTGGCCGGTGTATTTTTAATATACGAACGCCAGCTGCATAAAGGCGATTACGTGACGATTAATAATCTGTTCAACGGCACAGTTGAAGAAATCGGACTCCGTTCCTTGCAGATCCGTGAGTTCTCCGGCAAGCTGCTTACCATTTCAAATGGTGAGGTCAGACAGCTTCAGAACTATAACATTGATTTTATGCGGATTACCGAGTCTGTCGTGATCAGCTATAAGGAAGACCCCGAGCGGGTATATGCCATCTTAGAAAAAGCCTGTGACATGCTCAATGATGAACTTCGCGATTCACTGAAACGGGATGAATTTCTAAATGCGGCGGAGCCGTTTCAAGTGCATGGAATCATGAGCCTGAACAAATTGACGAGAGGCATTGAATTTACCGTTAAAGGCATGGTTCAAGACAAAGAATACTTCTCGGCAAGCCTTGCGGTGAGGCGCGTTCTTGCCCGGGAGCT